From Plodia interpunctella isolate USDA-ARS_2022_Savannah chromosome 18, ilPloInte3.2, whole genome shotgun sequence, a single genomic window includes:
- the LOC128677959 gene encoding uncharacterized protein LOC128677959, translating into MKISECKHIRIRDNNAYGVDPETLVRYIETQYDMDIRSLPYWKEIIKRFQVSTTDCKRIIQNAKRRKHEIIQKLYVESTRLSPFQLTDNLVRTGSLWKMLEGEKRRKKIPFIIGPEIIPQSDISERSFAEQSELESGHQNTEQSIPNLALEPLPKSEPESEAPVSHLPVHISTNLHELVGPSSTCSYLSHKSEETTERKSIVIVEENAEWKMLPESTLVRSVPNEIVIEDDSLEEQVIKFSIVNCGTEYIHIKFVCVTEKSPFRYAKIIPKTPGKIYPGLSIVYKLIFKVVQNEFDFESSLYFRIGQIVLAEGSTLESLCIPVKSNYLIMRNVSASEAIYLPPVYSWHLGGDYGYPTGYINVSVLDNFSYKIHITKVCIDFDDTQDNSTQPSGYVSIENVEMQSVPQFEIQNVTGEVEYIDSVELISPLVFDIVEASLEPFWVEYTYLHLSKLSHFKIPVYLTKIERIGSHHACYDIEFFDSFTENKMFTKTVKVFGEILAHPIQIHPPILDMSNSPVLHGFCEDKFVIVNTHKFYLATIKIKMTTKMKKLLRVSPMEVAIPQMSSVSFDVRFCSPGLIEHDFEDLVHFTVKIIVSGYKAIYHKVPPFYYEIIAPCIGIYEKVYKKKKVET; encoded by the coding sequence atgaagATATCTGAATGCAAACATATACGCATAAGAGATAATAATGCTTACGGAGTCGATCCCGAAACTCTTGTTAGATACATTGAAACCCAATATGATATGGATATAAGATCTTTACCGTATtggaaagaaataataaagcgTTTCCAAGTTTCCACGACAGATTGTAAAAGAATTATCCAAAATGCGAAAAGAAGAAAGCACGAAATTATTCAAAAGCTATATGTGGAATCTACGAGGCTCTCCCCATTCCAACTAACGGATAATCTGGTAAGAACTGGTAGTCTATGGAAAATGTTAGAGGgagaaaaaagaagaaaaaaaattccatTCATCATTGGACCAGAAATTATACCGCAATCTGATATTTCCGAAAGATCTTTTGCAGAACAGAGTGAATTGGAATCTGGTCATCAAAATACAGAACAAAGCATACCCAATCTGGCATTGGAACCTTTACCAAAATCAGAACCAGAGTCTGAGGCACCTGTTTCTCATTTGCCAGTACATATTAGCACAAATCTACATGAGCTTGTTGGTCCTTCTTCGACATGCAGCTATTTGAGTCATAAATCAGAAGAAACAACGGAAAGAAAGAGTATTGTTATTGTCGAAGAAAATGCAGAATGGAAAATGCTGCCTGAATCGACCTTAGTGAGAAGTGTCCCAAATGAAATTGTCATTGAAGATGATTCATTAGAAGAACAAGTTATCAAATTTTCGATAGTTAATTGTGGAACAGAATACATCCATATCAAATTTGTTTGTGTAACTGAAAAGTCACCTTTTAGGTATGCTAAAATAATACCGAAGACACCCGGTAAAATTTATCCAGGCTTGTCTATTGTTTATAAGTTAATATtcaaagttgttcagaatgaatttgattttgaatctAGCTTATATTTCAGAATAGGACAGATTGTATTAGCAGAAGGGTCAACATTAGAATCGTTGTGTATTCCAGTGAAAAGTAATTACCTCATTATGAGAAACGTATCAGCTTCTGAAGCAATTTATTTACCTCCCGTATATTCTTGGCATTTAGGCGGTGACTATGGATATCCTACaggttatataaatgtatcagTTTTGGATAATTTCTCATACAAAATTCACATTACAAAAGTATGCATAGATTTTGATGATACGCAAGACAACAGTACACAACCATCAGGCTATGTTTCTATAGAGAATGTAGAAATGCAGAGTGTTCCGCAATTTGAGATACAAAATGTAACAGGTGAAGTTGAATATATTGACAGTGTAGAGCTTATATCTCCCCTCGTGTTCGATATCGTTGAAGCATCGCTTGAGCCATTTTGGGttgaatatacatatttacatctATCAAAGCTATCTCATTTCAAAATTCCTGTATATCTTACAAAAATAGAGCGAATCGGCAGTCACCACGCTTGTTATGATATAGAATTTTTTGATTCCTTTACGGAAAATAAGATGTTTACGAAAACCGTCAAAGTCTTTGGTGAAATTCTGGCTCATCCAATACAAATTCATCCTCCAATACTGGACATGAGTAATTCGCCTGTATTGCATGGATTTTGTGAAGACAAGTTCGTTATAGTTAATACTCACAAGTTTTATTTAGCGACTATCAAAATTAAGATGACtactaaaatgaaaaaacttTTACGTGTAAGCCCAATGGAAGTAGCAATACCCCAAATGTCGAGTGTGTCATTTGATGTGAGGTTTTGTTCTCCTGGGTTAATAGAGCACGATTTTGAGGATTTAGTGCATTTTACggttaaaattattgtgtcGGGATATAAAGCTATTTATCACAAAGTACCTccattttactatgaaattataGCACCATGTATTGGGatatatgaaaaagtgtacaagaaaaagaaagttgaaacataa